One Bythopirellula goksoeyrii genomic window, GTCGGCTGCATGATGAATGCCACTGGTAGCAGCTAGTGAGCATTGCAATTGATCGCGCAGAATGGCGATCCACCTCAAAGGCAACCGTACTTCATAGGGTTGACTGAGAACCAAGTCGGGAATGATCTGCAAGGTTTCGAGATCAAGATCAGGCTCCAAGAATCGATTGAAAAGCACGAGTCCGTCCGCACCGACGGTCATGAGCCGGTAGGCGATGTTAGGAATGCTTGTAAACTGAGATCCGATCTTGACCGCTAAGGGAATGTCGATCGACTGTCTAACGCTGGCAACCAGATCGACATATCTTTGTTCAACTTCTAGCGAATCCATGCCACAATCGGTCGGAACGAAGTAGATGTTTAGTTCTAGCGCATCTGCTCCCGCTTCCTCGAGCATTTGTGCATAGCGGGTCCACCCACCGGGAGTGTGTCCGTTTAGGCTAGCAATGACTGGTACAGAAAGTTCACTCTTGGCTTCTTGGAGTAAATCGAGGTACTCTTGTGGTCCCTTGCTGTAGTGTTCTGTCTCCGGAAAATAGGAGAGCGACTCGGCGTAGGATTCAGCCTGGTATCTATACAATCGATCGATTTCTGCTTCATCGTGTTCGATCTGCTCTTCAAACAACGATGGCATCACGACCGCTGCGATACCGCTCTCCTCCAGTTGACGGAGAGCGTCTATGTTTCCTGTAAGTGGCCCTGCAGAAGCAATCAGAGGGTTCTTCAGCTTCATGCCCAAGTATGTAGTCGAAAGTTCAGTACTCATCGTAAGTCCCACCAATTAGTTGTTTAAAATGCTTGTTCGCATTGCGTGTGTAATTACTCCGACATTGTGCGTTGGATGCCAGCCATTTGTTCGTAGTAGTGCCATTGATCGTTGATGTCCTGTTGGGTCAGCTTAAACAGGCGGTCTGCTTCCTCGGGGTTGGACCGTGCGAGCATCCCAAAACGTGCTTCTTGCATCGCAAAGTCGCGGAATGTCATACGGGGGGCTCGGCTATCGAGATGGAATGGTTGCCCGTTCTCGCGAGCTTCTCGAGGATCATAGCGGTACAAGGGCCAAAAGGCGGATTGCACCGCGTCCTTCTGATGAGTCATCGAAGTGGCCATATTGATGCCATGGGCGATGCAATGGCTGTATGCCAAGATTAGCGAGGGGCCAGGATAAGATTCTGCCTCGGCAAAGGCACGAATCGTCTGAGCTGGATTCGCTCCCATGGCGATTTGGGCGACATATACGTTCCCATACGAAACAGCAAGCATACCGAGGTCTTTTCGGCGAGACTGCTTTCCACCTGAAGCAAATTTTGCCACTGCGGCTCGAGGGGTTGATTTGGAAGCCTGGCCTCCTGTGTTGGAGTAGACGCCCGTATCGAGTACCAGGATATTTACATCTCGGCCAGTGGTGAGAACATGGTCGAGTCCTCCAAAACCAATGTCATAAGCCCAGCCATCGCCACCCACAATCCACACGCTGCGTGGTACGAATACGTCAGCAATCGCTGAAAGAGCTCGTGCTGCAGATGCGTCATGATTGGCAAGCTGCTTACGCAATGTCGCGACCCGCGATCTTTGAAGTTCCAGCTCCTGCTCGCTGGTGGAACAGCATTCGCGCAAACTTTCGGCTAATTCCAGATCTAGGTATCCGGCACATGCTGCCAACAGTGATTGGGCATATTCATACTTCGCATCGATTGCCAATCGCAACCCGAGCCCAAACTCGGCGTTGTCTTCAAAGAGCGAGTTGTTCCAAGTCGGCCCCCGGCCTTGTGGATTGGTGGACCAGGGCGTTGTCGGTAGGTTGCCTCCATAGATGGACGAGCAGCCCGTCGCGTTACCAATCAACGTACGATCTCCAAACATCTGGCTCATCAGTTTGAGGTAGGGAGTCTCCCCGCAACCTGCACAGGCACCGGAGAATTCAAAAAGCGGCTCGAGCAATTGCGATCCTTTGACAGAGTCAATCTTCAGTTGCGTACGATCGGACTGTTCGATATCAAGGAAGAAATCGAAATTTGCCCGCTCTTTCTGCAAATGATCGTCCTTGGGTTCCATATTAATGGCTTTGTGGCGGGCCACCTCTTTGCTCTTGGCAGGACAGACATCGACACAGACTCCGCACCCCGTGCAGTCGTCCGGAGCAACCTGGATCGTCATCAGATTATCAGGGTTTTCTTTATCGCGCCACGATTTCGATAGATACCCATTCGGGGCAGAGGCAACCGCGTCCTGGGGAAAGACCTTCATGCGGATGGCAGCATGCGGGCATACTAGCGAGCAAAGACCGCAATCAATGCATATCGAGGGATCCCAGATAGGGATTTCGGCAGCGATGCTGCGTTTTTCGAGCTTAGCCGTGCCTGTGGGGAAAGTTCCATCGACCGGGAGTGCGCTCACAGGCAAGAGTTCACCTCTGCCAGCAATGAGGGCCGTCGTGATTCTCTCTACAAAAGTGGCATCAATACTGACATCTAGCGCGGGCTCAAGGGGAATATCTGTGCCCTTTATCTCGGGGACTTGCACTTCATGAAGAGCTGCTAAGGTTGCATCGACGGCGGCAAAGTTCCGCTCGAGCACTTGTTCGCCTCGCCTACCATACGTCTTGCGAATGGCTTTCTTGATCTGTTCAATGGCTTGATCACGTGGCAATATTTCTGATAAAGCAAAGAAGCACGTCTGCATGATGGTGTTGATTCGCCCTCCCATCCCAGTTTCGGAAGCAACTTTGAGGGCGTCTACGACATGCAATCTCAGTTGTTTGTCAACAATCTGTCGCCGAATGTTCTGAGGAAGTTTCTTCCACACTTCTTTTGGGCCATAAGGACTATTCAAGAGAAATACCGATTTTGGTCCAGCAACCTGGAGGACATCCATCTTTTCTAGAAAATTGAATTGATGACAGGCAACGAAGTTCGCTTGGTCAATCAAATAGGTCGAATTGATCGGTCGAGGGCTGAAACGCAAGTGCGACACGGTGACGGAACCAGCCTTTTTCGAGTCATAGACAAAGTAACCCTGAGCATACAATGGTGTGTTTTCGCCGATGATTTTTACGGAGTTCTTGCTGGCCCCGACCGTTCCGTCGCTACCTAAGCCATAGAACACGGCCCGCTTCACATCGTCAGCTTCTTTAGACGACTCGGGATCCCAGGGGAGGCTAAGATGGGTGACATCGTCTCGAATTCCAACGGTGAAATGTTGTTTCGGTGAATCTTTGGTCAATTCTTCATAGATGCTTACAACCATTGCCGGAGTAAATTCCTTGGATGAAAGTCCGTAGCGACCTCCGACAATGAGAGGCAATTCAGAATTCTTTGATCCCTGGGTTTCGAAGTACGCCGTCAAGACATCCTGGTACAAGGGCTCACCCAGAGCGCCAGGTTCCTTCGTGCGATCCAGGACGGCTAGGCACTTTACCGTCTTCGGCAAGGCAGCCAGGAAGGCCTCTCTGTCGAAGGGGCGGTAGAGTCGCACTTTGAGCAAGCCGACCTTCTCGCCTTTTTGCGACAAACTTTGCACGGCCTCTTCGACAGATCCGGCTCCGGAACCCATCATCACAATCACCCGGTCAGCATCCTCCGCTCCGACGTAATCAAAAAGGTGATATTGACGACCCGTAAGTTGGGCGAATCGGTCCATTGTCTTCTGAACAATACCTGGAACGTCCAGATAGAAGGGATTACATGCCTCGCGAGCTTGGAAGAAGACATCAGGATTCTGGGCGGAACCTCGCAACACGGGTCGATCTGGATCCATCGCTCGATCGCGATGGGCTTGAACAGATTCTTCGTGTTGCATCTCTTTAATGTGCGCTTCAGAGATTCGTTCGATCTTGTTCACCTCGTGAGACGTTCGAAAACCATCAAAGAAGTGCAAGAACGGTACGCGGGATTGAAAAGTTGCTGACTGAGAGATCAGGGCAAAGTCATGGGCTTCCTGGACCGAGTTCCCCGCCAGCATCGCCCAGCCCGTGCTCCGTACCGCCATTACATCACTGTGATCGCCAAAGATCGAGAGAGCATGAGTTGCCACAGTGCGGGCCGAGACGTGGAAGACAGTGGGAGTAAGTTCGCCAGCGATCTTGAACATATTGGGAATCATGAGCAGCAAACCTTGCGAGGCGGTAAAGGTAGTGCTCAATGCTCCCGCCTGCAGGGCACCATGGACTGCTCCCGCTGCACCTGCCTCGCTCTGCATCTCGATCACTTCTGGCACAGTACCGTAGATGTTGTGTCGCCCTAGAGAAGACCAGGTATCGCAATACTCACCCATCGGGGAAGCAGGTGTTATTGGATAGATGGCGATGACTTCATTCGTCGCGTGGGCAACCAAAGCAGCAGCTTCGTTTCCGTCAACGGTAGTAAATCGGTGGTTGTTCACAGGTTGTCCCTTATTTCACAGTGCCGATTGTCACCCTGGATAAGCAGTTGGGCACCGCTCGGATTTGATTGATTGGCAACATGAGTTGCTGGTGTGAGCCTAGGGCAAATGCCGTTCCATCCAAATTTTTTGAGAAATGTGCTGAAGAACTTCGCCTGTTCCAGATAGTTTTCATTCAGTTCGATTTTCAGAAGCTATGTGCTGACACCCTGTTTCTTGAGTTCACATTAGAATCCGGTTGGTAGTACGAGTCGGCTCATTTCTAAGTGACTATCGAAATCCATCTTCTTGAGGCGAGTTGTGAAGCGCACATGAAACTGTGCCAGATACGCACACTAGTGTGCCAATTCAATGAGTCAGTCTATTCCCAAAAACTCGTGAGAATCTGCAAATCCTTGTCAAATCACTCACGACTCGCCGTTGAAAAGAGTTTTGGAACTTGAGGCTGAGATTCATCGAGAAAGGCACGAAAAACGCTACAATCAGTTTAGAACGCAAATGGCGAGCGCCTTTAATTTCCTAAAAGTATGAGGTTCTAATTCCATGAATAACTTAGTCGAACTGCTTGGCTCCGAAGCCGATGCCCTACTGAATCATCGTTGCCAAACGATTTCCCAGGATTCGCTTCACTTACCGGGTCCCGATATCGTGGACCGCATTTACGCAGCCAGCGACAGAAACGTGCGGGCATTGGGTAATTTACAGAGACTAATTGGTAATGGACGCCTGGGCCGAACGGGATATCTTTCGATTCTTCCAGTGGACCAAGGAATAGAACATTCCGCGGGGGCTTCGTTCGCGCCGAATCCTATTTATTTCGACCCGGAAAACATAGTTCGTCTTGCGATAGAGGGAGGGTGTAATGCGGTGGCCTCAACCTACGGCGTTCTTGGAATCGTGGCTCGAAAATATGCACACAAGATCCCCTTTATTGTGAAGATCAACCACAACGAGTTCCTGACCTATCCCAACAAGTTTGATCAAATCATGTTTGGTACGGTAGAGGAGGCCTACGACATGGGTGCTGCTGCCGTAGGGGCCACGATTTATTTTGGTTCCGCTGAGGCAACGCGGCAAATTGTCGAGGTCGCGGCAGCCTTCCAACGGGCCCATGAACTCGGCATGGCAACCATCCTTTGGTGTTATCTACGCAACTCAGAATTCAAGAAGGACAAGGATTACCATGTGTCA contains:
- the nifJ gene encoding pyruvate:ferredoxin (flavodoxin) oxidoreductase — encoded protein: MNNHRFTTVDGNEAAALVAHATNEVIAIYPITPASPMGEYCDTWSSLGRHNIYGTVPEVIEMQSEAGAAGAVHGALQAGALSTTFTASQGLLLMIPNMFKIAGELTPTVFHVSARTVATHALSIFGDHSDVMAVRSTGWAMLAGNSVQEAHDFALISQSATFQSRVPFLHFFDGFRTSHEVNKIERISEAHIKEMQHEESVQAHRDRAMDPDRPVLRGSAQNPDVFFQAREACNPFYLDVPGIVQKTMDRFAQLTGRQYHLFDYVGAEDADRVIVMMGSGAGSVEEAVQSLSQKGEKVGLLKVRLYRPFDREAFLAALPKTVKCLAVLDRTKEPGALGEPLYQDVLTAYFETQGSKNSELPLIVGGRYGLSSKEFTPAMVVSIYEELTKDSPKQHFTVGIRDDVTHLSLPWDPESSKEADDVKRAVFYGLGSDGTVGASKNSVKIIGENTPLYAQGYFVYDSKKAGSVTVSHLRFSPRPINSTYLIDQANFVACHQFNFLEKMDVLQVAGPKSVFLLNSPYGPKEVWKKLPQNIRRQIVDKQLRLHVVDALKVASETGMGGRINTIMQTCFFALSEILPRDQAIEQIKKAIRKTYGRRGEQVLERNFAAVDATLAALHEVQVPEIKGTDIPLEPALDVSIDATFVERITTALIAGRGELLPVSALPVDGTFPTGTAKLEKRSIAAEIPIWDPSICIDCGLCSLVCPHAAIRMKVFPQDAVASAPNGYLSKSWRDKENPDNLMTIQVAPDDCTGCGVCVDVCPAKSKEVARHKAINMEPKDDHLQKERANFDFFLDIEQSDRTQLKIDSVKGSQLLEPLFEFSGACAGCGETPYLKLMSQMFGDRTLIGNATGCSSIYGGNLPTTPWSTNPQGRGPTWNNSLFEDNAEFGLGLRLAIDAKYEYAQSLLAACAGYLDLELAESLRECCSTSEQELELQRSRVATLRKQLANHDASAARALSAIADVFVPRSVWIVGGDGWAYDIGFGGLDHVLTTGRDVNILVLDTGVYSNTGGQASKSTPRAAVAKFASGGKQSRRKDLGMLAVSYGNVYVAQIAMGANPAQTIRAFAEAESYPGPSLILAYSHCIAHGINMATSMTHQKDAVQSAFWPLYRYDPREARENGQPFHLDSRAPRMTFRDFAMQEARFGMLARSNPEEADRLFKLTQQDINDQWHYYEQMAGIQRTMSE
- a CDS encoding dihydroorotate dehydrogenase-like protein; amino-acid sequence: MSTELSTTYLGMKLKNPLIASAGPLTGNIDALRQLEESGIAAVVMPSLFEEQIEHDEAEIDRLYRYQAESYAESLSYFPETEHYSKGPQEYLDLLQEAKSELSVPVIASLNGHTPGGWTRYAQMLEEAGADALELNIYFVPTDCGMDSLEVEQRYVDLVASVRQSIDIPLAVKIGSQFTSIPNIAYRLMTVGADGLVLFNRFLEPDLDLETLQIIPDLVLSQPYEVRLPLRWIAILRDQLQCSLAATSGIHHAADVSRVLLVGADVAMLTTALLKKGPRHVETILVDLVNWLSENEYVSVEQLKGSMSRANCPDPSALERANYMKALTSYTKEYWYP
- a CDS encoding class I fructose-bisphosphate aldolase gives rise to the protein MNNLVELLGSEADALLNHRCQTISQDSLHLPGPDIVDRIYAASDRNVRALGNLQRLIGNGRLGRTGYLSILPVDQGIEHSAGASFAPNPIYFDPENIVRLAIEGGCNAVASTYGVLGIVARKYAHKIPFIVKINHNEFLTYPNKFDQIMFGTVEEAYDMGAAAVGATIYFGSAEATRQIVEVAAAFQRAHELGMATILWCYLRNSEFKKDKDYHVSADLTGQANHLGVTIQADIIKQKLPENNGGYNALKFGKTSPKVYDELTTDNPIDLCRYQVANCYMGRCGLINSGGASSGSGDLAEAVRTAVINKRAGGMGLISGRKAFQRPMAEGVQLLNAIQDVYLDEQVTIA